Below is a genomic region from Pseudomonas svalbardensis.
TGGGGCGATAAAAAAGACCTGTGGATAAAAGCATCGAGGGCAAGCCTTGCTCCTACAGGTCCGCGTCGTTCACACATTGCGCTAAAACCTGTAGGAGCAAGGCTTGTCCGCGATTGCTATCTCAAGGACGCCAAATTAACTGTGGATAACTTAGCCCTTCTTGATTTTCTCAGGCCGCTTCCAACCATCGATATTCTTCTGCCGCGCACGGCCCACAGCCAACTGCGCGTTATCCACATTCTGCGTAATGGTCGAACCCGCCGCCGTGGTCGCACCTGAAGAGATATCCACAGGGGCAACCAACGAGTTGTTGGAACCGATGAACACATCTTCACCCAGCACGGTTTTCCACTTATTGGCACCGTCGTAGTTGCAGGTGATGGTGCCCGCGCCGATGTTGGTACGCGCGCCGATCTCGGCGTCACCCAGATAGGTCAGATGACCGGCCTTGGCGCCCTCGCCGAGATGAGCGTTTTTCAACTCAACAAAGTTACCCACATGCGCTCGTGCTTCCAGCACGGTACCTGGACGCAAACGGGCGAACGGGCCGGCATCGCTGTCTTCGCCGAGAATCGCGCCTTCGATGTGGCTGTTGGCCTTGATCACCACACCTTTGCGCAGGGTGCTGTCCTTGATCACGCAGTTCGGACCGATCACCACGTCGTCCTCGATAACGACATTGCCTTCGAGGATCACGTTGATGTCGATCAGCACGTCGCGGCCGACGGTGATTTCACCGCGCACATCAAAACGAGCCGGGTCACGCAGGGTCACGCCCTGAGCCATCAACCGACGACCAGCGCGCAGCTGATAGTGACGCTCAAGCTCGGAAAGCTGCTTGCGGTCGTTAGCGCCCTGCACTTCCATGGCGTCATGCGGTTGCTCGGTGGCCACCACCAGACCGTCGCTGACTGCCATCGCGATCACGTCGGTCAGGTAGTACTCGCCCTGGGCGTTGTTGTTCGAAAGACGGCTCATCCAGCCACCCAATTGCGCGAACGGCAGCGCCAGAATGCCGGTGTTGCCTTCAGTGATCGCTCGTTCGGCTTCGTTGGCGTCTTTCTGCTCGACGATGGCAGTCACTTTGCCGTCAGTATTGCGGACGATGCGGCCATAGCCGGTCGGGTCGTCCAGTTCTACTGTCAACAAACCCAGTTGCTGCGGCGCTACTTGCTTGAGCAGACGCTGCAGGGTCTCGACTTCGATCAATGGCACGTCACCATAAAGAATCAGGACGGTGTCGGACTTAATGAAAGGCACCGCTTGAGCAACGGCGTGGCCAGTCCCAAGCTGTTTGTCCTGCAGGACGAAATTCAGATCATCAGCCGCCAGACGCTCGCGCACTGCATCGGCGCCATGGCCAATCACTACATGGATGCGCTGTGGATCAAGTTGCCGGGCGCTGTGGATAACATGGCCGAGCATCGAGTTGCCGGCAATCGGATGCAGAACCTTCGGCAAAGCCGATCGCATGCGAGTGCCCTG
It encodes:
- the glmU gene encoding bifunctional UDP-N-acetylglucosamine diphosphorylase/glucosamine-1-phosphate N-acetyltransferase GlmU; the encoded protein is MSLEIVILAAGQGTRMRSALPKVLHPIAGNSMLGHVIHSARQLDPQRIHVVIGHGADAVRERLAADDLNFVLQDKQLGTGHAVAQAVPFIKSDTVLILYGDVPLIEVETLQRLLKQVAPQQLGLLTVELDDPTGYGRIVRNTDGKVTAIVEQKDANEAERAITEGNTGILALPFAQLGGWMSRLSNNNAQGEYYLTDVIAMAVSDGLVVATEQPHDAMEVQGANDRKQLSELERHYQLRAGRRLMAQGVTLRDPARFDVRGEITVGRDVLIDINVILEGNVVIEDDVVIGPNCVIKDSTLRKGVVIKANSHIEGAILGEDSDAGPFARLRPGTVLEARAHVGNFVELKNAHLGEGAKAGHLTYLGDAEIGARTNIGAGTITCNYDGANKWKTVLGEDVFIGSNNSLVAPVDISSGATTAAGSTITQNVDNAQLAVGRARQKNIDGWKRPEKIKKG